One segment of Drosophila mauritiana strain mau12 chromosome 3R, ASM438214v1, whole genome shotgun sequence DNA contains the following:
- the LOC117144064 gene encoding cyclin-G-associated kinase has protein sequence MGEFFKSLNLNYFSSSEASGAAGNGAPGALGGRLDNDFVGQVVEVAGHRLRIKCVIAEGGYAFVYVAQDVQTGTEYALKRLIGADMQASTAIINEISIHKQLSGHENIVAFVGSSYTAPSAQLGAQYLLLTELCKGGSLVDCFRTNNAPINPTCVLRTFYQMARAVASMHSQSPPIAHRDIKIENFLIGNDKQIKLCDFGSASTEVLSPTFEWSANQRSMLEDQLNTVTTPMYRSPEMLDTWSNNPIGPKVDIWALGCILYFLCYRKHPYEDGGKLRIINANYILPPDPQYQCFRDIIRGCLKVSPFERLDITMVLEGLAAIAETHNWSLKGPLDLQIMPIESLPAESPSLKSSAHSEFYTEPPGITAHPAPLSAATPSSNNGHGSLLSSLRGGAGTLLKNIKDTSTKVMQTMQQSLGRNDLDISHITSRILVMPCPSDGFESTYKTNNIEDVRLSLESRFVPQKISIYNFGQRTEPRLPPPVRTVEAGSVYGCPQAHAPNLQGLFTVSADMYNFLNADPKAIVIVQTGDSGGCTAATVICALLMYADLLREPEDAVQVFAVKRHTINLRPSEFRYLYYFGDILRPTPLLPHYKNTTLVSLSCQPVPRMTKARDGCRIYMEVYCNGNLLLSTLQDYEKMRLYQAGPGKIVLPINLTACGDVTIVLFHARKGMVRPQGLKICQLQFNTGFIPEPETLITFTNQDLDDLPDPEQVTPRFCVSLSLAVTDSESPPSHKPPWMPAKPKRSPAALFSSDLEYAEMLDNFVTKPSTRSSPPPGARKSDRASSPLVLPDVTETAHELPSPIPEPSPPIDLLNLNQQPSDVPAADPLTSAKPSTDASFDLLGAFGDDDSTGIGSAPIPDILPPPPRQQPPPKINTDPFDIFGSVDHGSVPSMKPSGFPPFVGSLPTFVAQPAATTNPSPTHPARAPADPFANIADLATGLNINFNRSTLSGKSPVGTSPQPTQFSSPTHKPSPSSQPQATFMHTPATPQTLPTTSSIRTPTQPQAAPAQSRPDYSRLHFDSQKAAQQPGTGGSKNSDIFADILGQQGYSFGSKMNQCPRSINEMRKEDLFRDMDPKKVRIMEWTDGKKNNIRALLCSMHTVLWDNAKWQRCEMSTMVTPTEVKKAYRRACLAVHPDKHNGTENEEIAKLIFMELNNAWTDFENDATQQNMFNA, from the exons ATGGGCGAGTTCTTTAAGTCGCTCAACCTCAACTACTTCTCCTCCAGCGAGGCCAGCGGAGCTGCAGGAAACGGAGCACCAGGGGCCCTCGGTGGCAGGCTGGACAATGACTTCGTGGGCCAGGTCGTAGAAGTCGCGGGGCACAGGCTGCGCATCAAGTGTGTCATCGCCGAAG GCGGATACGCCTTCGTGTATGTAGCCCAAGATGTGCAAACTGGCACAGAGTACGCCCTCAAGCGtctgatcggggctgacatgCAAGCCTCCACCGCCATCATCAACGAGATCAGCATCCACAAGCAGCTGTCGGGGCACGAGAACATTGTCGCCTTTGTGGGCTCCAGTTATACCGCCCCGTCAGCTCAATTGGGAGCCCAGTACTTGCTCCTCACCGAGCTGTGTAAAG GCGGATCTTTGGTGGACTGCTTCAGAACAAACAATGCTCCGATCAACCCGACTTGTGTACTGCGCACCTTCTACCAAATGGCGCGCGCTGTGGCCAGCATGCACTCGCAGTCACCGCCGATAGCCCACCGAGACATAAAG ATTGAGAACTTTCTCATTGGCAACGACAAACAGATCAAGCTGTGCGACTTTGGGTCCGCCAGCACTGAGGTCCTGTCGCCCACGTTTGAGTGGAGCGCCAACCAGCGCAGCATGCTGGAGGACCAGCTAAACACCGTAACTACTCCGATGTACCGATCCCCTGAGATGCTCGACACTTGGTCAAACAACCCGATCGGGCCCAAAGTGGACATATGGGCTCTCGGCTGCATTCTCTACTTCCTGTGCTATCGCAAGCATCCCTACGAGGATGGCGGGAAGCTGCGGATCATTAACGCCAATTACATACTTCCGCCAGATCCTCAATACCAGTGCTTCCGCGATATAATCCGGGGCTGTTTAAAAGTGAGCCCGTTCGAGCGCCTGGATATTACCATGGTGCTGGAAGGCCTTGCAGCCATCGCTGAGACACACAATTGGTCGCTCAAAGGACCTCTAGACCTTCAAATAATGCCCATCGAGTCCCTTCCGGCCGAAAGTCCTTCTCTCAAAAGCTCTGCTCACTCTGAGTTCTACACCGAACCGCCTGGCATCACTGCACACCCAGCACCGCTCTCTGCCGCCACACCTTCATCTAATAATGGACACGGCAGTCTTCTGTCGTCACTGCGTGGCGGCGCTGGAACGCTTTTAAAGAACATTAAAGATACGTCCACCAAAGTGATGCAAACAATGCAGCAATCTCTTGGTCGCAACGATCTTGATATAAGCCACATTACCTCTCGCATCCTGGTAATGCCCTGCCCCTCTGACGGATTTGAGTCGACGTACAAGACGAACAACATCGAAGACGTCCGCCTATCTCTGGAGAGCCGATTTGTCCCACAAAAAATAAGCATTTACAACTTTGGCCAACGAACAGAGCCACGGCTACCGCCACCCGTGCGAACAGTTGAGGCAGGTTCGGTTTATGGGTGTCCACAGGCACATGCTCCTAATCTGCAG GGCCTTTTTACCGTATCAGCCGACATGTACAATTTTCTAAATGCGGACCCCAAAGCTATCGTAATCGTGCAGACTGGAGACTCGGGTGGATGCACTGCTGCCACCGTCATATGCGCGCTTCTTATGTATGCAGATTTGCTTCGGGAGCCGGAGGACGCGGTGCAGGTCTTCGCCGTTAAGCGGCACACCATTAACCTGCGCCCCTCCGAGTTCCGTTACCTGTACTACTTTGGGGACATCCTGCGGCCCACGCCCCTGCTGCCGCACTACAAAAACACAACCCTTGTTTCACTCAGCTGCCAGCCTGTGCCCAGAATGACCAAGGCGCGCGACGGCTGTAGGATCTATATGGAGGTGTATTGTAATGGGAACTTGCTGCTTAGCACTCTGCAGGACTACGAAAAAATGCG GTTGTATCAGGCCGGCCCCGGCAAAATAGTTCTGCCGATTAACTTGACCGCATGCGGTGATGTGACGATCGTATTATTTCACGCCCGCAAAGGAATGGTGCGACCACAAGGCCTCAAGATATGCCAGTTACAATTTAACACGGGATTCATCCCCGAACCAGAAACGTTGATTACATTCACAAACCAGGACTTGGACGACCTGCCAGACCCCGAGCAGGTGACACCTCGGTTCTGCGTTTCACTTTCTCTGGCTGTTACTGACTCGGAATCACCTCCCAGCCATAAGCCACCATGGATGCCAGCCAAGCCCAAGCGGTCACCCGCCGCCTTGTTCAGCTCGGATTTGGAGTATGCAGAAATGCTCGACAATTTTG TAACCAAGCCTAGCACGCGTTCCTCACCACCACCGGGTGCCCGCAAGAGTGATCGCGCCAGCTCTCCGCTCGTTTTGCCCGACGTCACGGAGACCGCCCACGAACTGCCGTCGCCCATACCAGAGCCATCTCCGCCCATAGACTTGCTTAATTTAAACCAGCAGCCCAGTGACGTACCAGCAGCAGATCCGTTAACCAGCGCCAAGCCCAGCACGGATGCCAGCTTTGACTTGTTAGGGGCCTTCGGTGATGATGACTCCACGGGCATAGGATCAGCGCCCATTCCTGACATACTGCCACCACCGCCACGGCAGCAGCCGCCACCAAAAATAAACACTGACCCATTCGACATATTTGGATCTGTGGACCATGGCAGTGTGCCCAGCATGAAGCCATCGGGCTTTCCACCTTTCGTTGGCTCCTTGCCAACTTTTGTTGCTCAGCCAGCGGCTACCACCAATCCTTCACCAACTCATCCGGCAAGGGCACCTGCAGATCCATTTGCGAACATCGCCGACCTGGCGACAGGGCTCAACATAAACTTTAACCGCAGCACGCTAAGTGGAAAGTCTCCCGTCGGCACTAGTCCGCAGCCGACTCAGTTCTCAAGTCCCACTCACAAGCCATCGCCATCCTCGCAACCACAAGCAACGTTTATGCATACACCGGCGACTCCGCAGACTCTGCCCACGACATCGTCTATCAGGACGCCGACGCAGCCACAGGCGGCACCTGCTCAGTCAAGACCAGACTACAGTCGACTTCACTTTGATTCGCAGAAAGCGGCGCAGCAACCGGGCACTGGCGGGTCCAAGAACTCTGACATATTTGCTGACATTCTGGGCCAACAAGGTTACTCCTTTGGCAGCAAAATGAACCAGTGTCCACGATCCATCAATGAAATGCGCAAGGAAGATTTGTTCAGGGATATGGACCCGAAGAAAGTGCGGATTATGGAATGG ACTGATGGTAAGAAAAACAACATCCGTGCGCTTCTCTGCTCTATGCACACGGTGTTGTGGGACAATGCCAAGTGGCAGCGCTGCGAGATGTCCACCATGGTGACACCGACCGAGGTTAAGAAGGCATACCGTCGCGCCTGCCTAGCAGTGCATCCTGATAAG catAATGGAACAGAGAATGAGGAGATTGCCAAGCTCATATTTATGGAACTAAACAACGCATGGACAGATTTTGAAAACGATGCCACGCagcaaaatatgtttaatgCGTAA
- the LOC117144068 gene encoding guanine deaminase, whose amino-acid sequence MATVFLGTVVHTKSFSEFESFERGFLAVDDAGKIIGVGQDYHAWASSNPAHAKGLTEVQLSDYQFLMPGFVDCHIHAPQFAQVGLGLDMPLLDWLNTYTFPLEAKFSNQQFAQQVYQSVVEATLRCGTTLASYFATNHLESTLTLAREAVRQGQRALVGKVCSNCNSPDFYVETAEESVSATLAFVEGVRELGSPLVMPTITPRFALSCSKELLKSLGDIAKRFDLHIQSHISENLAEIEMVKGIFKTSYAGAYDEAGLLTNKTVMAHGVHLEDDEVALLKVRGCSVAHCPTSNTMLSSGLCDVQRLVSAGVSVGLGTDVSGGNSVSIQDVLLRALDVSKHLDFFKKQNIRGTGVAKAQDFNYDQLKYKQALYLATLGGAKALSLDQVTGNFALGKDFDALLVDVSVVEKPLRKLSVDELVEKFIYTGSDRNIVEVFVAGKRIKQGYQ is encoded by the exons ATGGCAACCGTGTTTCTTGGAACTGTCGTGCACACCAAGTCGTTCAGCGAGTTCGAGTCCTTTGAAAGGGGATTCCTGGCAGTGGACGATGCTGGCAAG ATAATAGGAGTGGGCCAAGACTACCATGCGTGGGCAAGCAGCAATCCGGCCCACGCCAAGGGTCTGACCGAGGTCCAGCTGTCGGACTACCAGTTCCTCATGCCGGGCTTCGTCGACTGCCACATACACGCCCCGCAGTTTGCGCAAGTGGGACTGGGACTAGACATGCCTCTTCTGGACTGGTTGAACACGTACACTTTCCCGCTGGAGGCGAAGTTTTCCAACCAGCAATTCGCCCAGCAGGTCTACCAGAGTGTGGTC GAAGCAACACTGCGGTGCGGAACCACTCTGGCGTCCTATTTCGCCACCAACCATCTGGAGTCAACGCTGACCTTGGCGCGGGAGGCGGTGCGTCAAGGCCAGCGGGCACTGGTAGGCAAGGTCTGTTCCAACTGCAACAGCCCCGACTTTTACGT GGAGACTGCGGAAGAGTCGGTCAGTGCAACCCTGGCTTTCGTGGAGGGCGTGCGGGAGCTCGGCAGCCCGTTGGTGATGCCGACGATTACGCCCCGCTTTGCCCTTAGCTGCAGCAAGGAGCTGCTAAAGAGTCTAGGCGATATAGCGAAGCGATTTGACCTGCATATCCAGAGTCACATCAGCGAAAACCTGGCAGAGATCGAGATGGTAAAGGGGATATTTAAGACCAGCTATGCCGGAGCATACGACGAGGCTGGACTGCTAACGAATAAG ACGGTAATGGCTCACGGCGTGCACCTGGAGGACGACGAGGTGGCACTTCTTAAAGTCCGCGGGTGCTCGGTAGCCCACTGTCCCACTTCGAACACAATGCTAAGCTCGGGTCTGTGCGATGTCCAACGGCTGGTGAGCGCCGGCGTGAGCGTAGGTCTCGGCACAGACGTTTCGGGGGGAAACTCCGTCTCGATTCAGGACGTTCTGCTGCGCGCATTGGACGTGTCAAAACACTTGGACTTTTTTAAGAAGCAGAACATCCGCGGGACGGGTGTGGCCAAAGCACAAGATTTCAACTACGATCAGTTGAAGTACAAGCAGGCGCTCTACTTGGCCACTTTGGGTGGCGCCAAAGCGCTGTCCCTCGATCAAGTGACCGGAAACTTCGCCCTAGGGAAGGATTTCGATGCCTTGTTGGTGGATGTCAGCGTCGTCGAGAAACCCTTGCGAAAGCTGAGCGTCGATGAGCTGGTGGAGAAGTTCATTTACACAGGCAGTGATCGCAACATTGTAGAGGTTTTCGTTGCCGGCAAGCGTATTAAACAGGGATACCAATGA
- the LOC117144069 gene encoding pre-mRNA-splicing factor RBM22, whose product MSMSKTTNTYNRQNWEDAEFPILCQTCLGDNPYVRMIKERFGKECKICTRPFTIFRWCPGARMRFKKTEICQTCARLKNVCQTCLLDLEYGLPIQVRDAALKVADNMPQSDVNKEYYIQNIDAQLQDGDGTEAAGAVGRSLAANEMLSKLARTAPYYKRNRPHICSFWVKGECKRGEECPYRHDKPNEPDDPLCEQNIKDRYYGRNDPVAEKIMKRAASLPTLEPPEDRNITTLYVGNLPEEITEPELRDQFYQFGEIRSIALVPRQQCAFVQYTKRNAAELAAERTFNKLVIQGRKVSIKWAHSQAKQGTAAKTDRRFDLAGIPPPSAKPNDYFNLRQEQINVMPAGMKLHQLPSNLVPASAYQMYGQPTYAAPYGNASSTAASSSGVSLDSISIPPPPGQVPYPSQDASRMGAVKK is encoded by the coding sequence ATGTCTATGTCAAAAACGACTAACACCTATAACCGGCAGAACTGGGAGGATGCTGAATTCCCGATTCTGTGCCAAACTTGCCTTGGCGACAATCCGTACGTACGGATGATTAAAGAGCGATTCGGCAAGGAATGCAAGATATGCACGCGTCCATTCACAATATTTCGATGGTGTCCTGGTGCTCGTATGCGCTTCAAAAAGACGGAGATATGCCAAACGTGTGCGCGCCTGAAGAACGTGTGTCAGACCTGCCTGCTGGACCTGGAGTACGGATTGCCCATTCAAGTACGAGATGCGGCGCTCAAAGTGGCTGACAATATGCCACAGAGCGACGTTAACAAGGAATACTACATCCAAAACATAGACGCCCAGCTGCAGGACGGAGATGGCACGGAGGCGGCAGGAGCTGTCGGTCGATCCCTCGCCGCCAACGAGATGTTGTCCAAGCTTGCGCGCACAGCTCCCTACTACAAGCGAAACAGGCCGCACATCTGCTCCTTTTGGGTTAAGGGCGAGTGCAAGCGTGGAGAGGAGTGCCCCTACCGCCACGACAAGCCCAACGAGCCGGACGATCCGCTATGTGAGCAAAACATTAAGGACAGGTACTACGGACGCAACGACCCAGTGGCCGAGAAGATCATGAAGCGTGCAGCCTCGCTTCCCACACTCGAGCCGCCGGAGGACCGCAACATCACAACTCTCTATGTGGGGAACCTTCCCGAAGAGATCACGGAACCCGAGCTGCGAGATCAGTTCTACCAGTTCGGCGAAATTCGATCTATTGCGCTGGTGCCACGCCAGCAGTGCGCTTTTGTGCAATACACCAAAAGAAACGCTGCCGAGCTGGCTGCTGAGCGGACCTTTAACAAACTGGTGATCCAGGGCCGAAAGGTGAGCATAAAGTGGGCTCACTCTCAGGCAAAGCAGGGCACCGCTGCAAAGACAGACAGACGCTTCGACTTGGCCGGCATTCCTCCTCCAAGCGCGAAGCCTAACGACTACTTCAATCTTCGCCAAGAGCAAATTAATGTCATGCCCGCCGGCATGAAGCTGCATCAGTTGCCATCCAATCTAGTTCCGGCGTCGGCTTACCAAATGTACGGGCAGCCTACTTATGCAGCGCCCTACGGAAACGCCAGTTCCACAGCCGCTTCTTCCTCGGGTGTCAGTCTGGACTCCATATCGATTCCTCCGCCACCGGGTCAAGTACCTTATCCAAGTCAGGACGCCAGTCGGATGGGAGCTGTTAAGAAGTAG
- the LOC117144067 gene encoding ATP-dependent RNA helicase abstrakt, whose product MAQVKRYRRSSKSSEEGDPDNEEYVPYVPVKERKKQHMIKLGRIVQLVSETAQPKSSSENENEDDSQGAHDVETWGRKYNISLLDQHTELKKIAEAKKLSAVEKQLREEEKIMESIAQQKALMGVAELAKGIQYEQPIKTAWQPPRYIREMSEEEREAVRHELRILVEGESPSPPIRSFREMKFPKGILNGLAAKGIKTPTPIQVQGLPTVLAGRDLIGIAFTGSGKTLVFVLPVVMFALEQEYSLPFERNEGPYGLIICPSRELAKQTHEIIQHYSKHLQACGMPEIRSCLAMGGLPVSEALDVISRGVHIVVATPGRLMDMLDKKILTLDMCRYLCMDEADRMIDMGFEEDVRTIFSFFKGQRQTLLFSATMPKKIQNFARSALVKPVTINVGRAGAASMNVTQQVEYVKQEAKVVYLLDCLQKTAPPVLIFAEKKQDVDCIHEYLLLKGVEAVAIHGGKDQEERSRAVDAYRVGKKDVLVATDVASKGLDFPNVQHVINYDMPDDIENYVHRIGRTGRSNTKGLATTLINKTTEQSVLLDLKHLLIEGKQEVPDFLDELAPETEHQHLDLGDSHGCTYCGGLGHRITECPKLEAVQNKQASNIGRRDYLSNTAADY is encoded by the coding sequence ATGGCGCAGGTAAAGCGGTATCGAAGGTCGTCTAAGTCCTCGGAGGAAGGCGACCCGGACAACGAGGAGTACGTGCCATACGTACCGGTGAAGGAGCGAAAGAAGCAGCACATGATAAAGCTGGGCAGGATCGTGCAACTGGTCTCGGAAACGGCACAGCCAAAGTCCTCAAGCGAGAATGAGAATGAAGACGACTCGCAGGGCGCGCACGATGTCGAGACCTGGGGGCGCAAGTACAACATTAGTCTGCTGGACCAGCACACAGAACTTAAGAAAATTGCGGAGGCCAAAAAGTTGAGTGCCGTCGAAAAGCAGCTGCGAGAGGAGGAAAAGATTATGGAGAGCATAGCTCAGCAGAAGGCCCTTATGGGCGTGGCAGAGTTGGCAAAGGGGATTCAGTACGAGCAGCCTATTAAAACAGCTTGGCAACCGCCTCGTTACATTCGGGAAATGTCGGAGGAAGAGCGCGAGGCCGTGCGCCACGAGTTGAGGATCCTAGTGGAGGGAGAATCCCCAAGCCCGCCAATTCGCAGCTTCCGGGAAATGAAGTTCCCCAAAGGTATACTTAACGGCTTAGCGGCCAAAGGCATTAAGACCCCGACCCCAATCCAAGTGCAAGGTCTGCCCACTGTACTAGCCGGCCGCGACCTAATTGGTATAGCATTCACTGGGTCTGGAAAAACGCTTGTCTTCGTGCTGCCAGTAGTCATGTTTGCCCTGGAACAGGAGTATAGCCTGCCATTTGAGCGTAACGAGGGCCCCTACGGcctgatcatttgcccgtccCGCGAGCTGGCCAAGCAAACACACGAGATAATTCAACACTACAGCAAGCACCTTCAGGCATGCGGAATGCCTGAGATTCGATCCTGCCTGGCTATGGGTGGGTTGCCAGTCAGCGAGGCCCTTGACGTCATCTCACGCGGCGTGCATATCGTGGTGGCGACACCAGGTCGTCTAATGGATATGCTGGACAAGAAGATCCTTACACTGGACATGTGCCGGTATCTGTGCATGGACGAGGCTGACCGCATGATTGACATGGGATTTGAAGAGGACGTTCGTACGATATTCTCCTTCTTCAAAGGCCAGCGACAGACACTTTTATTCTCTGCCACCATGCCAAAAAAAATCCAGAACTTTGCACGATCAGCTCTCGTGAAGCCTGTCACAATTAATGTGGGTCGCGCAGGTGCTGCGTCAATGAACGTCACCCAACAGGTTGAGTACGTTAAGCAAGAGGCAAAGGTGGTATATTTGCTGGACTGCCTACAGAAGACCGCGCCGCCCGTGCTCATTTTTGCTGAGAAGAAGCAGGATGTAGACTGCATACATGAGTATCTGCTGCTGAAAGGCGTGGAGGCGGTGGCAATTCACGGCGGAAAGGATCAGGAAGAACGATCGCGGGCAGTCGATGCTTACCGCGTGGGCAAAAAAGATGTGCTGGTGGCCACCGACGTGGCCTCGAAGGGCCTGGACTTCCCCAACGTGCAACACGTTATTAACTACGACATGCCGGACGATATTGAAAACTATGTGCATCGTATTGGCCGCACAGGTCGTTCCAACACTAAGGGATTGGCTACCACGCTGATAAACAAGACTACCGAGCAGTCGGTCCTGCTCGACCTGAAGCACCTGCTAATCGAGGGCAAGCAAGAGGTCCCAGACTTCTTGGACGAACTGGCACCTGAGACCGAACACCAGCACCTGGACCTGGGTGACTCGCATGGCTGCACCTACTGTGGTGGTCTGGGCCATCGCATCACGGAGTGCCCAAAACTTGAGGCTGTTCAGAACAAGCAAGCTTCGAACATAGGACGTCGCGACTACCTATCCAACACCGCTGCGGATTACTAA